A single region of the Salarchaeum japonicum genome encodes:
- a CDS encoding pyridoxamine 5'-phosphate oxidase family protein, with amino-acid sequence MDRRPALQLSDDEVDAFLRENGVGVLSLADDGDAYGLPISYGYDGDDRIICLQFADAPWSRKRDFVETTRTASFTVFELTETLEATSVVAQGPLSSVADEEAPQALDALADNAVFTALDESGVPIEDAVLRLFWLEPETLTGRHFDPFATE; translated from the coding sequence ATGGACCGCCGCCCCGCGCTTCAACTGAGTGACGACGAAGTCGACGCGTTCCTCCGCGAGAACGGCGTCGGCGTGCTCTCCCTCGCCGACGACGGCGACGCCTACGGCCTCCCGATATCCTACGGCTACGACGGCGACGACCGCATCATCTGCCTCCAGTTCGCGGACGCGCCGTGGAGCCGGAAGCGCGACTTCGTGGAGACGACGCGCACCGCCTCGTTCACGGTGTTCGAGCTAACGGAGACGCTGGAGGCGACGAGCGTCGTCGCGCAGGGCCCGCTCTCGTCCGTCGCGGACGAAGAAGCGCCGCAGGCGCTGGACGCGCTCGCTGACAACGCCGTGTTCACCGCGCTCGACGAGTCCGGCGTCCCCATCGAGGACGCCGTCCTGCGGTTGTTCTGGCTAGAACCGGAGACGCTCACGGGCCGCCACTTCGACCCGTTCGCGACGGAGTAG
- the pstA gene encoding phosphate ABC transporter permease PstA: protein MATESRTPLVAGDTSGTDAVAAVAVGVAAAVFATAAAALFGLVSLTDTVFGIDVLAALGGLLVALGLAVIAFGVGSRLGYVETQPRPSAGIVAGVAFTAVWFVAGGLVASQTLGFGTVGWLAVAFAVGAVAFAVTTFTREDIGSTLPAGAITVFAGVVFLLGVIDASWAWNLGWEQKASFTAAVVIPSLALFCALVSGWASAKAYGGFGARGRHAGAYLLIYLNALAIITVLFGLVAFTAFKGFPGLTRGFEVGLGVGPTTTIAFFLHLPFLDVAPGFVFSFDWPVSLPFVMNGVGLLNDFNGVLPAIVGTVWLVVGASVFAIPLGVGAAVFLTEYAERGRFTQVVEIATNGLWSTPSIVFGLFGFAFLVPRFGGNKSLLAGMLTLGFMLLPLVLITSREAMLAVPDEYRDASAALGVSRWQTIKSVVIPASIPGIVTGVILGVGRIAGETAPLLLTMAGGTFVPGGQTVDVIGGFAFQATPPFVTNPELLQATSALPYQLWALIAAGVGVSSNVGDGEAFKWATALVLLVVVLGFYAIGIAMRQYFRRKIQS from the coding sequence ATGGCGACCGAATCCCGCACGCCGCTCGTCGCGGGCGACACGTCCGGGACTGACGCCGTCGCCGCCGTCGCGGTCGGGGTCGCCGCCGCCGTGTTCGCGACCGCGGCCGCCGCGCTGTTCGGTCTCGTCAGCCTCACCGACACCGTGTTCGGTATCGACGTGCTCGCCGCGCTCGGCGGCCTGCTCGTCGCGCTCGGCCTCGCGGTTATCGCGTTCGGCGTCGGCTCCCGGCTCGGCTACGTCGAGACCCAGCCGCGGCCGAGCGCGGGCATCGTCGCCGGCGTCGCGTTCACCGCCGTCTGGTTCGTCGCGGGCGGCCTCGTCGCGTCCCAGACGCTCGGTTTCGGCACCGTCGGCTGGCTCGCCGTCGCGTTCGCGGTCGGCGCGGTCGCGTTCGCCGTCACCACGTTCACTCGGGAAGACATCGGCTCGACGCTCCCCGCGGGCGCGATAACCGTCTTCGCGGGCGTCGTCTTCCTCCTCGGCGTCATCGACGCGTCGTGGGCGTGGAACCTCGGCTGGGAGCAGAAAGCGTCGTTCACGGCGGCGGTCGTGATTCCGTCCCTGGCGTTGTTCTGCGCGCTCGTCTCCGGATGGGCGTCCGCGAAAGCATACGGCGGGTTCGGCGCGCGCGGCCGGCACGCCGGCGCGTACCTCCTCATCTACCTGAACGCGCTCGCCATCATCACCGTCCTGTTCGGCCTCGTCGCGTTCACCGCGTTCAAGGGCTTCCCCGGGCTCACGCGCGGGTTCGAGGTCGGACTCGGCGTCGGCCCGACGACCACCATCGCGTTCTTCCTCCACCTCCCCTTCCTCGACGTCGCGCCCGGCTTCGTCTTCAGCTTCGACTGGCCGGTCTCTCTGCCGTTCGTGATGAACGGCGTCGGCCTGCTCAACGACTTCAACGGCGTGCTCCCCGCCATCGTCGGCACCGTCTGGCTCGTCGTCGGCGCGTCGGTGTTCGCCATCCCGCTCGGCGTCGGCGCGGCCGTCTTCCTCACCGAGTACGCCGAACGCGGCCGGTTCACCCAGGTGGTGGAGATAGCGACGAACGGCCTCTGGAGCACGCCCAGCATCGTGTTCGGTCTGTTCGGGTTCGCGTTCCTCGTCCCGCGGTTCGGCGGGAACAAGAGCCTGCTCGCCGGGATGCTCACGCTCGGGTTCATGCTCCTCCCCCTGGTGCTCATCACGAGCCGGGAAGCGATGCTCGCCGTGCCGGACGAGTACCGTGACGCGAGCGCCGCGCTCGGCGTCTCCCGGTGGCAGACCATCAAGAGCGTCGTCATCCCGGCGTCGATACCCGGCATCGTCACCGGCGTCATCCTCGGCGTCGGCCGCATCGCCGGCGAAACCGCACCCCTGCTGTTGACGATGGCTGGCGGGACGTTCGTCCCGGGCGGCCAGACCGTCGACGTCATCGGCGGGTTCGCGTTCCAGGCGACGCCGCCGTTCGTCACGAACCCCGAGCTCCTGCAGGCGACCAGCGCGCTCCCCTACCAGCTCTGGGCGCTCATCGCCGCGGGCGTCGGCGTCTCCAGCAACGTCGGGGACGGCGAGGCGTTCAAGTGGGCGACCGCGCTCGTCCTGCTCGTCGTCGTCCTCGGCTTCTACGCCATCGGCATCGCGATGCGACAGTACTTCCGGCGGAAGATTCAGTCATGA
- a CDS encoding efflux RND transporter permease subunit: protein MSPADRFARFVTAHSKVVVAVLLVATLAVGAGAANVDGGLTIAGFTSDSPEADAYDYARENFRTDGENTTAVQVVVRDENALSQESLLASLRFQREARAAASVNQTLRDDRAFVDLASVVATAAIHAEDGANATATPSLDAQIAQLDSMTPGEVEETVARVLDPDASLPGTDPYSLLPTDYTPGATTADARVVYVFQDTAGATGDDLPDAVAAAQLDLKAIAADALPGESFVFGAGIVSEESTQATGESFAIISPVAFLLIIVVLGIAYRDVADVLYGLLGVALTLVWMFGFMGWAGIGLTQILIAVPFLLVGLSIDYALHVVMRYREARDDDPSRSRRKAMRRGLAGVVVAIGAATFTTAVGFLSNAVSPIASIRDFGVVSAAGIAAAFLVFALLLPALKLELDGLLARVGLDRRASPFGRGGLAGRLLGVGATAARRSPRAILAVALVLTVAGGAVVTDIDTSTDQTDFLPRDSPDWMDSLPDAFQPSDYSLVENAEYLQDTFVQDREQSTAILLLRGDVTRAGTLDALAAGRADLRNASSTVTLADGSLAATGPLETIDAVAARNDTVAELVADADTDGDGVPDRNLDAVYDAVYAAAPDDAAAVFSQENGEYRALRVAVSVAGSAEPETVAGDLRGVAAVVESESGVSTIATGQPVVSYVVQQGVLRTLVEGFLITAGVILAFLTVIFWTRYRSLTLGAVVLAPVVAAQAWLFGTMYLAGLAYTTETAIIAAIGIGIGVDYAIHIGERFVDEYDGTNATDALSRTLTGTGGALLASATTTVAGFGVLALALVPSLQRFGFVTSVAIAYAFLASVLVLPSLLTIWTRYTDAAVAE from the coding sequence ATGTCACCGGCAGACCGCTTCGCGAGGTTCGTCACGGCCCACAGCAAGGTCGTCGTCGCCGTCCTCCTCGTCGCCACGCTCGCGGTCGGCGCGGGCGCAGCGAACGTCGACGGCGGCCTCACCATCGCGGGGTTCACCAGCGACTCACCGGAGGCCGACGCGTACGACTACGCCCGTGAGAACTTCCGCACCGACGGCGAGAACACGACCGCCGTCCAGGTCGTCGTCCGCGACGAGAACGCCCTCTCCCAGGAGAGCCTGCTCGCCAGCCTCCGCTTCCAGCGGGAGGCGAGAGCCGCCGCGAGCGTGAACCAGACCCTCCGCGACGACCGCGCGTTCGTCGACCTCGCGTCGGTCGTCGCGACCGCCGCCATCCACGCCGAAGACGGCGCGAACGCCACCGCCACTCCCTCGCTCGACGCCCAAATCGCCCAGCTCGACTCGATGACGCCGGGCGAGGTCGAGGAGACGGTCGCCCGCGTGCTCGACCCCGACGCCTCGCTCCCCGGAACCGACCCCTACTCGCTCCTCCCGACCGACTACACGCCGGGCGCGACGACCGCCGACGCCCGGGTCGTCTACGTCTTCCAGGACACCGCCGGCGCGACCGGCGACGACCTCCCCGACGCCGTCGCCGCCGCCCAACTCGACCTCAAAGCCATCGCCGCCGACGCGCTCCCCGGCGAGAGCTTCGTGTTCGGCGCGGGCATCGTGAGCGAGGAGAGCACGCAGGCCACGGGCGAGAGCTTCGCCATCATCTCCCCGGTCGCCTTCCTCCTCATCATCGTCGTCCTCGGCATCGCCTACCGCGACGTGGCGGACGTGCTGTACGGCCTGCTCGGCGTCGCGCTCACGCTCGTCTGGATGTTCGGGTTCATGGGCTGGGCGGGCATCGGCCTCACCCAGATACTCATCGCCGTCCCCTTCCTCCTCGTCGGCCTCTCCATCGACTACGCCCTCCACGTCGTGATGCGGTACCGGGAAGCCCGCGACGACGACCCCTCGCGCTCCCGCCGCAAGGCGATGCGGCGCGGCCTCGCAGGCGTCGTCGTCGCCATCGGCGCGGCGACGTTCACCACCGCCGTCGGCTTCCTCTCGAACGCCGTCAGCCCCATCGCGTCGATTCGGGACTTCGGCGTCGTGAGCGCGGCCGGCATCGCCGCCGCCTTCCTCGTGTTCGCCCTGCTCCTGCCCGCGCTCAAACTCGAACTCGACGGCCTCCTCGCCCGCGTCGGCCTCGACCGTCGGGCGTCCCCGTTCGGCCGCGGCGGCCTCGCGGGCCGCCTGCTCGGCGTCGGCGCGACCGCCGCCCGCCGCTCCCCGCGCGCGATTCTCGCCGTCGCGCTCGTCCTCACCGTCGCCGGCGGCGCGGTCGTCACCGACATCGACACCTCCACCGACCAGACCGACTTCCTCCCCCGCGACTCGCCCGACTGGATGGACTCCCTCCCCGACGCGTTCCAGCCGAGCGACTACAGCCTCGTCGAGAACGCCGAGTACCTCCAGGACACGTTCGTCCAGGACCGCGAGCAGTCCACCGCCATCCTGCTCCTGCGGGGAGACGTGACGCGGGCGGGGACGCTCGACGCGCTCGCGGCGGGTCGCGCCGACCTCCGGAACGCCAGTTCCACCGTCACGCTCGCGGACGGCAGTCTCGCCGCGACCGGGCCGCTCGAAACCATCGACGCCGTCGCCGCCCGCAACGACACCGTCGCGGAACTCGTCGCGGACGCCGACACCGACGGCGACGGCGTGCCCGACCGGAACCTCGACGCGGTCTACGACGCCGTGTACGCCGCCGCGCCCGACGACGCGGCCGCCGTATTCTCCCAAGAAAACGGCGAGTACCGCGCGCTCCGCGTCGCCGTCTCCGTCGCCGGGAGCGCGGAACCCGAGACGGTCGCGGGCGACCTCCGCGGGGTGGCCGCGGTCGTGGAATCCGAGAGCGGCGTTTCGACCATCGCCACCGGCCAGCCCGTCGTGAGCTACGTCGTCCAGCAGGGCGTGCTCCGGACGCTCGTCGAGGGCTTCCTCATCACCGCGGGCGTCATCCTCGCGTTCCTCACCGTCATCTTCTGGACGCGCTACCGCTCGCTCACGCTCGGCGCGGTGGTGCTCGCACCCGTCGTCGCCGCGCAGGCGTGGCTGTTCGGCACGATGTACCTCGCCGGCCTCGCCTACACCACCGAGACCGCCATCATCGCCGCCATCGGCATCGGTATCGGCGTGGACTACGCCATCCACATCGGCGAGCGGTTCGTGGACGAGTACGACGGCACGAACGCCACGGACGCGCTCTCCCGCACCCTCACGGGAACGGGCGGCGCGCTCCTCGCGAGCGCCACCACGACCGTCGCCGGGTTCGGCGTGCTCGCGCTCGCGCTCGTCCCGTCGCTCCAGCGCTTCGGGTTCGTGACGAGCGTCGCCATCGCGTACGCGTTCCTCGCGAGCGTCCTCGTCCTCCCCAGCCTCCTCACCATCTGGACGCGGTACACGGACGCCGCCGTCGCCGAGTGA
- a CDS encoding long-chain-fatty-acid--CoA ligase — protein MKKQLLVTDFLDRARDYYGDREGVVGADGSRFTYGEFGERVDAFAAALQARGITPGDRVAVVDPNTHYHLEAAFGAMSAGAIHVPLNYRLTPDDYEYLLTDSGADVVFADYEYAEKVEAVRDDVPADTFVTNDPESVAGDWLDFEAFLGDPDDYERPEMHEDDLATINYTSGTTGDPKGVCRTHRTESLHAQLATIHHHLADDDTYLWTLPMFHVNGWGHIYAVTGRGATHVCTRGVDAETVFDAIRTEDVSFLCCAPTVLTLLQEYAEENDPDFTGANPIRVTAAGSAPPTATIRAVQEEFGWEFLQLYGATETGPLIATSDAERLLPDSGEERYATQQRQGVAPLATDLRVVDEDGERVPRDDSTIGEVVVAGNQVMERYWNKPEQTEEAFSGRLDGFFHTGDLATVDENGLISIKDRKKDIIISGGENISSVELEDTLFGHDAVGEVAVIPSPSEKWGETPKAFVVPADGTPENPGVSAAELTAHTRERLADYKTVREVEFVESIPMTATGKIQKYELREREWDDEDGMVGEG, from the coding sequence ATGAAGAAACAGTTACTCGTGACCGACTTCCTCGACCGCGCACGCGACTACTACGGCGACCGCGAGGGCGTCGTGGGCGCGGACGGGAGCCGGTTCACGTACGGGGAGTTCGGCGAGCGCGTGGACGCGTTCGCCGCCGCGCTCCAGGCGCGCGGTATCACGCCTGGCGACCGGGTCGCCGTCGTCGATCCGAACACGCACTACCACCTCGAAGCCGCGTTCGGCGCGATGAGCGCGGGCGCGATTCACGTCCCGCTGAACTACCGGCTGACGCCCGACGACTACGAGTACCTCCTCACCGATTCGGGCGCAGACGTGGTGTTCGCAGACTACGAGTACGCGGAGAAGGTCGAGGCCGTGCGCGACGACGTGCCCGCGGACACCTTCGTGACGAACGACCCCGAGTCGGTGGCGGGCGACTGGCTGGACTTCGAGGCGTTCCTCGGCGACCCCGACGACTACGAGCGTCCCGAGATGCACGAGGACGACCTCGCGACCATCAACTACACGTCGGGCACGACGGGCGACCCGAAGGGCGTCTGCCGCACGCATCGTACGGAGTCCCTGCACGCGCAGTTGGCGACGATTCACCACCACCTCGCGGACGACGACACCTACCTGTGGACGCTCCCGATGTTCCACGTCAACGGCTGGGGACACATCTACGCCGTCACGGGCCGGGGCGCGACGCACGTCTGCACGCGCGGCGTGGACGCCGAGACGGTGTTCGACGCCATCCGGACGGAGGACGTGTCCTTCCTCTGCTGTGCGCCGACCGTGCTCACGCTCCTCCAGGAGTACGCGGAGGAGAACGACCCCGACTTCACGGGCGCGAACCCGATTCGCGTGACCGCGGCGGGGAGCGCGCCGCCGACCGCGACGATTCGCGCCGTGCAGGAGGAGTTCGGCTGGGAGTTCCTCCAGCTGTACGGCGCGACCGAGACCGGCCCGCTCATCGCCACGTCGGACGCCGAACGCCTCCTGCCCGACTCGGGCGAGGAGCGCTACGCCACCCAGCAACGCCAGGGGGTCGCGCCGCTCGCGACCGACCTCCGCGTCGTGGACGAGGACGGCGAGCGCGTGCCGAGAGACGACAGCACCATCGGGGAGGTGGTGGTGGCCGGAAACCAGGTGATGGAGCGGTACTGGAACAAGCCCGAGCAGACGGAGGAGGCGTTCAGCGGACGGCTGGACGGGTTCTTCCACACGGGCGACCTCGCGACCGTGGACGAGAACGGCCTCATCTCCATCAAAGACCGGAAGAAGGACATCATCATCTCGGGCGGCGAGAACATCTCCTCCGTGGAACTGGAGGACACCCTGTTCGGACACGACGCGGTGGGCGAGGTGGCGGTGATTCCGTCGCCCTCCGAGAAGTGGGGGGAGACGCCGAAGGCGTTCGTCGTGCCCGCGGACGGCACGCCCGAGAACCCGGGGGTGAGCGCGGCGGAACTCACCGCGCACACCAGAGAACGCCTCGCGGACTACAAGACGGTGCGGGAGGTGGAGTTCGTGGAGTCGATTCCGATGACGGCGACCGGGAAGATTCAGAAGTACGAACTCAGGGAGCGCGAGTGGGACGACGAGGACGGCATGGTCGGCGAGGGATAG
- a CDS encoding LLM class flavin-dependent oxidoreductase, with translation MKLSVVDLSPVPRGGTATDAYANTVEAAQQAERLGFERFWVAEHHGRADRLAGTTPEVLLGHLAAHTDSIRLGSGAVLLNHYSPFKVAEQFGAIDGLAPGRVDIGLGRANGSPAADRALGTERHVENPDDDHREKIEAVLNHLYDDYPPGHAYADLQVPRSGAQPPEPWVLGSSTASATIAGELGLPFCFASFIRPGWAPDALDAYREHFEASSLAAGIDSPRSMVAVNAAAADTDEEAARLRAVSMAARKRLRRGDLTATPTVPDAIDELGGVPDPTPETLPEDEWPRALAGTPDRLESVFSQLTERLGVEEIMIQHTVPDHETGMRSHELLADLL, from the coding sequence ATGAAGCTCTCCGTCGTCGACCTCTCGCCGGTTCCGCGCGGCGGCACCGCGACCGACGCCTACGCGAACACCGTCGAAGCCGCCCAGCAGGCCGAACGCCTCGGGTTCGAGCGGTTCTGGGTCGCCGAGCATCACGGGCGCGCCGACCGCCTCGCCGGCACGACGCCCGAAGTCCTACTCGGCCACCTCGCCGCGCACACCGACAGCATCCGCCTCGGGTCGGGGGCCGTGCTCTTGAACCACTACAGTCCGTTCAAGGTCGCAGAGCAGTTCGGGGCCATCGACGGCCTCGCCCCCGGTCGCGTCGATATCGGCCTCGGGCGCGCGAACGGGTCGCCCGCCGCCGACCGCGCGCTCGGCACCGAACGCCACGTCGAGAACCCCGACGACGACCACCGCGAGAAAATCGAGGCCGTCCTGAACCACCTCTACGACGACTACCCGCCCGGCCACGCGTACGCCGACCTCCAGGTGCCGCGCTCGGGCGCACAGCCCCCGGAGCCGTGGGTGCTCGGCTCCAGCACCGCGAGCGCGACCATCGCGGGCGAACTCGGCCTCCCCTTCTGCTTCGCGTCCTTCATCCGCCCCGGGTGGGCCCCCGACGCGCTCGACGCCTACCGCGAGCACTTCGAGGCCTCGTCGCTCGCCGCGGGTATCGACAGCCCGCGGTCGATGGTCGCCGTGAACGCCGCCGCCGCCGACACGGACGAGGAGGCCGCGCGCCTGCGCGCCGTGTCGATGGCCGCCCGCAAACGCCTGCGCCGCGGCGACCTCACGGCCACGCCGACCGTCCCCGACGCCATCGACGAACTCGGTGGCGTCCCCGACCCGACGCCCGAGACGCTCCCCGAGGACGAGTGGCCGCGCGCGCTCGCCGGCACCCCCGACCGCCTCGAATCCGTCTTCTCCCAACTCACCGAGCGCCTCGGCGTCGAAGAAATCATGATTCAACACACGGTTCCCGACCACGAGACCGGGATGCGCTCCCACGAACTCCTCGCCGACCTGCTCTAA
- a CDS encoding TrmB family transcriptional regulator: protein MSTRDAVAALKRLGLPNYQARVFVALQELGTATAQEVSDASEVPRSQVYGAADALVERGLAELVESSPKQYRAVSLDAARTQLTERLERERDAAFDHLEDLRATATNRETTGAVATLRGRQPISDRIADLVEDATESVFLVAPAERSVTDGIEAALRDRAADGLAVTVLSAEPSARERFADAPIRVLVMDDDHPADFAGRALMVDDETVLLAAATDGGSGEEAMWTEHSSIGRILARFMQSGVDSGMNRT, encoded by the coding sequence ATGAGCACACGAGACGCAGTCGCCGCGCTGAAACGCCTCGGCCTCCCGAACTACCAGGCGCGCGTGTTCGTCGCCCTCCAGGAACTCGGCACGGCCACCGCCCAGGAGGTGAGCGACGCGTCCGAGGTGCCGCGCTCGCAGGTGTACGGCGCGGCCGACGCCCTCGTGGAACGCGGCCTCGCGGAGCTCGTGGAGTCCTCGCCGAAACAGTACCGCGCGGTGAGCCTCGACGCCGCCCGCACCCAACTCACCGAGCGCCTCGAACGCGAGCGCGACGCGGCTTTCGACCACCTCGAAGACCTCCGCGCCACCGCCACGAACCGCGAGACGACCGGCGCGGTCGCCACCCTCCGCGGCCGCCAACCCATCAGCGACCGCATCGCCGACCTCGTCGAGGACGCCACGGAGAGCGTGTTCCTCGTCGCGCCCGCCGAACGCTCCGTCACCGACGGCATCGAGGCCGCGCTCCGCGACCGCGCCGCCGACGGCCTCGCCGTCACCGTGTTGAGCGCGGAACCGAGCGCGCGCGAGCGGTTCGCGGACGCCCCGATTCGCGTGCTCGTGATGGACGACGACCATCCCGCCGACTTCGCGGGGCGCGCGCTGATGGTGGACGACGAAACCGTCCTGCTCGCCGCCGCCACCGACGGCGGGAGCGGCGAGGAGGCGATGTGGACCGAGCACAGCAGCATCGGCCGCATCCTCGCGCGGTTCATGCAGTCCGGCGTGGACTCCGGGATGAATCGGACATAG
- the pstB gene encoding phosphate ABC transporter ATP-binding protein PstB, which produces MSETTQPTTDQPLETTSGETTEAVQDEWRNHSFDGATKLAVEDLDVHYGEEHALKNISIDIPEQSVTALIGPSGCGKSTFLRCLNRMNDRIKAAKIDGSVELDGEELYQDGVNLVELRKRVGMVFQQPNPFPKSIRDNVSYGPRKHGDLDTSLFSRLLGRSDEAAENELVERALRQAALWEEVSGRLDDNALGLSGGQQQRLCIARTLATDPEVILMDEPASALDPIATAKIEDLIDELSEQYTVVIVTHNMQQAARISDQTAVFLTGGELVEYGDTDQIFENPESQRVEDYISGKFG; this is translated from the coding sequence ATGAGCGAAACAACACAGCCCACGACCGACCAGCCCCTCGAAACGACGAGCGGCGAAACCACCGAAGCAGTACAGGACGAGTGGCGCAACCACAGTTTCGACGGCGCGACCAAGCTCGCCGTCGAAGACCTCGACGTCCACTACGGCGAGGAGCACGCGCTCAAGAACATCTCCATCGACATCCCCGAGCAGTCCGTCACCGCCCTCATCGGGCCGTCGGGCTGCGGGAAATCGACGTTCCTCCGGTGTCTCAACCGCATGAACGACCGCATCAAGGCCGCCAAAATCGACGGGTCGGTGGAACTCGACGGCGAGGAACTCTACCAGGACGGCGTGAACCTCGTCGAGCTCCGCAAACGCGTGGGGATGGTGTTCCAGCAACCGAACCCGTTCCCGAAGTCGATTCGGGACAACGTCAGTTACGGCCCCCGCAAGCACGGCGACCTGGACACGAGCCTGTTCTCGCGGTTGCTCGGGCGGAGCGACGAGGCGGCGGAAAACGAGCTCGTGGAGCGGGCGCTCCGGCAGGCGGCGCTCTGGGAGGAGGTCTCGGGCAGACTGGACGACAACGCGCTCGGGCTCTCGGGCGGCCAACAACAGCGCCTCTGCATCGCGCGGACGCTGGCAACGGATCCGGAAGTGATTCTGATGGACGAACCGGCGTCGGCGCTCGACCCCATCGCCACCGCCAAAATCGAAGACCTCATCGACGAGCTCTCCGAGCAGTACACGGTCGTCATCGTCACCCACAACATGCAGCAGGCCGCCCGGATTTCCGACCAGACGGCGGTCTTCCTCACGGGCGGCGAACTCGTCGAGTACGGCGACACCGACCAGATCTTCGAGAACCCCGAGAGCCAGCGCGTCGAAGACTACATCAGCGGGAAATTCGGATGA
- a CDS encoding AbrB/MazE/SpoVT family DNA-binding domain-containing protein: MESRKVQSVGGGTLTVSLPREWADAAGLAAGDSVDLHAHLDGVLVVQPGASEDDDTSHVTVHAEDEDRLGTAVRAAYTAGYRTIALDASGGVTTGQRRALDRAVRGLPGLNVVEEGGDELRLRYVLDPAEVSVSQSVRQLAFVARSVGRDAADALADGRDVSFDDRTSQASRLSAMVERHFSRALSRLDEVDALGLTRPRLAELRTTAHELREVTGDAARLASVAGDVDAKSASTREVVALAGTAREAVDGATRSVLGDADATAAHDALATVRGLRDDLDALDRRLFEAADADYRLVRAADAVRDIGGRAERIASVGVQRGLRDGASVAPTDAPGPPQ; this comes from the coding sequence ATGGAGTCCCGGAAAGTCCAGTCCGTCGGCGGCGGCACGCTCACGGTCTCCCTCCCCCGCGAGTGGGCGGACGCGGCCGGCCTCGCGGCCGGGGACTCCGTGGACTTGCACGCGCACCTCGACGGCGTGCTCGTCGTCCAACCGGGCGCGAGCGAGGACGACGACACCAGCCACGTCACCGTTCACGCGGAGGACGAAGACCGCCTCGGTACGGCCGTTCGTGCCGCGTACACCGCCGGATACAGGACGATAGCGCTCGACGCGTCCGGCGGCGTGACGACGGGCCAGCGGCGCGCGCTCGACCGCGCGGTGCGCGGCCTCCCCGGCCTGAACGTCGTGGAGGAGGGCGGCGACGAACTGCGGTTGCGGTACGTGCTCGACCCGGCGGAGGTGTCGGTGTCGCAGTCGGTGCGCCAGCTGGCGTTCGTCGCGCGGAGCGTCGGTCGGGACGCCGCGGACGCACTCGCGGACGGCCGCGATGTCTCGTTCGACGACCGGACGAGTCAGGCGAGTCGGTTGAGCGCGATGGTCGAACGGCACTTCTCGCGCGCGCTCTCCCGGCTGGACGAGGTGGACGCGCTCGGGCTGACGCGCCCGCGGCTGGCGGAACTCCGGACGACGGCGCACGAACTCCGCGAGGTCACGGGGGACGCGGCCCGGCTCGCGTCCGTCGCCGGGGACGTGGACGCCAAGAGCGCGTCCACCCGGGAGGTCGTCGCGCTCGCGGGAACCGCCCGGGAGGCGGTGGACGGCGCGACCCGGAGCGTGCTCGGGGACGCGGACGCGACCGCCGCGCACGACGCGCTCGCGACCGTTCGCGGCCTCCGCGACGACCTCGACGCCCTCGACCGGCGGTTGTTCGAGGCGGCGGACGCGGACTACCGGCTCGTCCGCGCGGCGGACGCCGTGCGCGACATCGGCGGGCGCGCGGAGCGCATCGCGTCGGTCGGCGTTCAGCGCGGCCTCCGGGACGGCGCGTCGGTCGCGCCGACGGACGCGCCGGGGCCGCCGCAGTAG
- the phoU gene encoding phosphate signaling complex protein PhoU: protein MTRESYQEELDDLRRDVREMGDLVLGRLDDALACLAGDAGDDLAREVVRGDDEVNERYLALEDACIDLIALQQPVAGDLRFVVASFKILTDLERVADLAVNLAEYSLAASDIAVPTDDLSTIGERARDLVERALDAYIDTDPVECRAIADADDEIDALCARANETVVRDLIEREADADAWTVETLMDDVSRVLLTVRDLERIGDHAVNVAARTLYMTENDPELIY from the coding sequence ATGACTCGGGAGAGCTACCAGGAGGAACTCGACGACCTCCGGCGGGACGTGCGGGAGATGGGCGACCTCGTCCTCGGGCGGCTGGACGACGCGCTGGCGTGCCTCGCGGGCGACGCGGGCGACGACCTGGCGCGCGAGGTCGTCCGGGGCGACGACGAGGTGAACGAGCGCTACCTCGCGCTCGAAGACGCCTGCATCGACCTCATCGCGCTCCAACAGCCGGTCGCGGGCGACCTCCGGTTCGTCGTCGCGTCCTTCAAGATACTCACCGACCTCGAACGCGTCGCCGACCTCGCCGTGAACCTCGCGGAGTACTCGCTCGCCGCGTCGGACATCGCGGTGCCGACCGACGACCTCTCGACCATCGGCGAGCGAGCGCGCGACCTCGTGGAACGCGCGCTCGACGCGTACATCGACACCGACCCCGTCGAGTGTCGCGCCATCGCGGACGCGGACGACGAAATCGACGCGCTGTGCGCGCGGGCGAACGAGACCGTGGTTCGCGACCTCATCGAACGCGAGGCGGACGCGGACGCGTGGACGGTCGAGACCCTCATGGACGACGTGTCCCGCGTCCTGCTGACGGTTCGCGACCTCGAACGCATCGGCGACCACGCCGTGAACGTCGCGGCGCGAACGCTCTACATGACCGAGAACGACCCCGAACTCATCTACTGA